A window of the Nycticebus coucang isolate mNycCou1 chromosome 3, mNycCou1.pri, whole genome shotgun sequence genome harbors these coding sequences:
- the CCDC194 gene encoding coiled-coil domain-containing protein 194, which produces MAELETDPGPEPGRAWRVLALCGAAVFLAAAAAGGALVAWNLAASASRGPRCLEPGANVTAPPGDSPEVEDLRHQLAEAAQREEALARQLDQANSVRLELEKALKACEGRQNRLQTQITALKIEMEEAKAQGTQMGAENGALTEALARWEAAATESARLLDQAQRRASAAETESEACVAREAALRERVNTLEAEMGTQRRGPRPRPRSESRPRPSPRSGSKPRPSPGSRSRPGPSGGCRRPARRARG; this is translated from the exons ATGGCGGAGCTGGAGACGGACCCGGGTCCAGAGCCCGGGCGTGCATGGCGGGTGCTCGCCCTGTGTGGGGCTGCAGTGTTCCtggcagcagcagctgctggCGGGGCCCTGGTGGCCTGGAATCTGGCTGCCTCTGCTTCCCGGGGCCCTCGCTGCCTGGAGCCAGGGGCCAATGTCACAGCACCACCCGGGGACTCGCCTGAGGTTGAGGATCTGCGGCACCAGTTGGCAGAGGCTGCCCAGCGCGAGGAAGCCCTGGCCAGGCAGCTGGACCAGGCCAATAGTGTCCGTTTGGAGTTGGAGAAGGCACTAAAGGCCTGTGAGGGCCGCCAG AATCGGCTTCAGACCCAAATAACGGCACTGAAGATTGAGATGGAAGAAGCCAAGGCACAGGGAACCCAGATGGGAGCTGAGAACGGGGCACTGACAG AAGCCCTGGCGCGCTGGGAGGCGGCGGCCACGGAGTCTGCGCGGCTGCTGGACCAGGCACAGCGACGCGCAAGCGCGGCTGAGACAGAAAGCGAGGCCTGCGTGGCCCGCGAAGCGGCACTGCGCGAGCGCGT TAACACTCTGGAAGCCGAGATGGGTACCCAGCGCAGAGGGCCGCGGCCTCGGCCTCGCTCAGAGTCGAGACCCCGGCCCAGCCCCCGCTCGGGGTCCAAACCCCGGCCAAGTCCCGGCTCCCGCTCTCGTCCCGGACCTTCTGGGGGCTGCCGGCGGCCAGCGAGGCGTGCACGAGGGTGA